In Flavivirga abyssicola, the following are encoded in one genomic region:
- a CDS encoding sigma-70 family RNA polymerase sigma factor produces the protein MRQLKITKQVTNRETASLDKYLQEIGKVDLITADEEVELAQRIKAGDQIALEKLTKANLRFVVSVAKQYQNQGLTLPDLINEGNLGLIKAAQRFDETRGFKFISYAVWWIRQSILQALAEQSRIVRLPLNKIGSINKINKTFAFLEQSHERPPSAEEIAKELDMTINDVKESMKNSGRHVSMDAPLVEGEDSNLYDVLNSGESPNPDRELLHESLRTEIERALETLTPREADVIRLYFGLGNQHPMTLEEIGETFDLTRERVRQIKEKAIRRLKHTSRSKILKTYLG, from the coding sequence ATGAGACAACTTAAAATTACGAAGCAGGTTACTAATAGAGAAACCGCTTCGTTAGATAAATATCTACAGGAAATAGGAAAGGTTGACTTAATTACTGCTGACGAAGAAGTAGAATTAGCTCAACGTATAAAAGCTGGTGATCAAATCGCTTTAGAGAAGTTAACAAAAGCTAACTTGCGTTTTGTCGTATCGGTAGCTAAGCAATATCAAAACCAAGGTTTAACATTACCTGATTTAATTAATGAAGGTAATTTAGGTTTAATTAAAGCGGCACAACGTTTTGATGAAACACGTGGGTTTAAATTTATATCGTATGCTGTTTGGTGGATTCGTCAATCGATCTTACAAGCTTTGGCTGAACAATCTCGTATTGTACGTTTACCATTAAACAAAATTGGTTCTATTAATAAAATTAATAAAACATTTGCTTTTCTTGAGCAAAGTCATGAACGTCCACCTAGTGCAGAAGAAATTGCAAAGGAATTGGACATGACTATTAATGATGTTAAAGAGTCTATGAAAAACTCTGGTCGCCACGTAAGTATGGATGCTCCTTTAGTTGAAGGGGAAGATTCAAATCTATACGATGTACTTAATAGTGGTGAGTCTCCAAATCCAGATAGAGAACTATTACATGAGTCTTTACGTACTGAAATTGAACGTGCTTTAGAAACGCTTACACCTCGTGAAGCAGACGTTATTCGCTTATACTTTGGTTTAGGAAACCAACACCCAATGACTTTAGAAGAAATTGGTGAAACATTCGATTTAACACGTGAGCGTGTAAGACAAATAAAAGAAAAAGCGATTAGAAGACTTAAACACACTTCTAGAAGTAAAATATTAAAAACATATTTAGGTTAG
- the rpe gene encoding ribulose-phosphate 3-epimerase: protein MSTKLIAPSILAADFANLQRDIEMVNTSDADWFHIDIMDGVFVPNISFGMPVLQAIAKHAKKTIDVHLMIIDPDRYIKTFAELGSDVLTVHYEACTHLHRTLQAIKAEGMKAGVALNPHTNIHVLEDIINDIDLVCIMSVNPGFGGQSFIENTYNKVSQLKELIKRKGASTIIEIDGGVTNKNAKALVDAGADVLVAGSYVFKSNDQINTIKDLKSLANS, encoded by the coding sequence ATGAGTACTAAACTAATTGCACCATCAATTCTGGCTGCGGATTTCGCAAACCTTCAACGCGATATAGAAATGGTTAATACAAGCGATGCCGATTGGTTTCATATTGATATTATGGATGGCGTATTTGTGCCAAACATTTCTTTTGGAATGCCTGTTTTACAAGCGATTGCTAAACATGCTAAAAAAACGATTGATGTACATTTAATGATCATTGATCCAGATAGATACATTAAAACTTTTGCTGAATTAGGTAGTGATGTACTTACTGTACACTATGAAGCTTGTACCCATTTGCACAGAACATTACAAGCTATAAAAGCCGAAGGCATGAAAGCTGGTGTTGCACTAAACCCACATACTAATATTCATGTTTTAGAAGACATTATAAATGATATTGATTTGGTTTGCATTATGAGTGTAAATCCAGGTTTTGGAGGGCAGAGTTTTATTGAAAATACTTATAATAAAGTATCTCAATTAAAAGAATTAATTAAACGCAAAGGCGCTTCAACAATTATAGAAATTGATGGAGGTGTCACTAATAAAAATGCTAAAGCACTCGTGGATGCTGGCGCAGATGTGCTCGTCGCAGGAAGCTATGTTTTTAAAAGTAATGATCAAATTAATACTATTAAAGACTTAAAATCACTAGCTAATTCTTAA
- a CDS encoding CBS domain-containing protein: MKRRTPVSEIMSKDIIALRRSDTLERAEMLFKRHNIRHIPVVCEESIIGMLSYTDLLRISFADATDDENTIDTIVYNMFTIEQVMTKNLVSVSSNTTIKEVAEILAKNEFHALPVVDDSILVGIVTTTDLINYLLKQY; this comes from the coding sequence ATGAAAAGAAGGACTCCCGTTTCTGAAATAATGAGTAAGGATATTATAGCTTTGAGAAGATCTGATACTTTAGAAAGAGCTGAAATGCTTTTTAAAAGGCATAATATTAGACATATTCCTGTAGTCTGTGAAGAATCAATAATAGGTATGTTGAGCTATACGGATTTACTTAGAATTAGTTTTGCTGATGCTACAGATGATGAAAATACTATTGACACTATAGTTTATAATATGTTTACCATTGAGCAGGTTATGACAAAAAACCTGGTTAGTGTTTCAAGCAACACGACTATTAAAGAAGTGGCAGAAATCTTAGCTAAGAATGAATTTCATGCCTTGCCAGTTGTAGACGACTCTATTTTGGTAGGTATTGTAACGACTACAGATTTAATAAACTATTTGCTAAAGCAGTATTAA
- a CDS encoding GatB/YqeY domain-containing protein gives MGLQQDVMSALKEAMKAKDQTALTALRAVKSAILLAQTESGAKEDLTEEQELKILQKQVKQRRDSAAIYIEQGREDLAAPELAEADVIAQFLPEALTDEEIEKVVVTTIDEIGAEGMKDMGKVMGIVSKELAGQADGKTISNIVKSKLS, from the coding sequence ATGGGTTTACAACAAGATGTCATGTCGGCTTTAAAAGAAGCAATGAAAGCTAAAGATCAAACAGCTTTAACAGCTTTACGTGCTGTGAAATCTGCTATTTTATTGGCACAAACTGAAAGTGGTGCAAAGGAAGATTTAACAGAGGAGCAAGAACTTAAAATACTTCAAAAACAAGTAAAACAACGAAGAGATAGTGCTGCTATATACATAGAGCAAGGAAGAGAAGACCTAGCAGCTCCGGAATTAGCAGAGGCAGATGTTATTGCACAATTTTTACCTGAAGCCTTAACTGATGAGGAAATTGAGAAAGTAGTTGTTACAACTATCGATGAAATAGGTGCAGAGGGTATGAAAGATATGGGAAAAGTTATGGGGATTGTTAGTAAAGAGTTAGCAGGACAAGCTGATGGTAAAACGATTTCAAATATTGTAAAATCTAAATTGTCTTAA
- a CDS encoding zinc-dependent peptidase codes for MFQILVIQQYTLGSKIILGVFFVAMTGILLNYGMRMIEMGYVLKYKRPLYNHFYLRLRRLNKNQKSILSNQFSFYKKLTDKEKKYFEHRVASFIIDKDFIGRDGIIINDEMKVLIASTAVMLTFGFRDFYIGIISKIVIYPSNYYSNINKAYHKGEFNPRLKALVLSWEAFVKGFDNESDNLNLGIHELTHAIHINSMKERDVSSIIFSDSFKELSALFTENESLRDELKASDYFRKYAFTNQFEFLAVTIENFIETPQEFKSQFPEIYNKIRQMLNFNVLGY; via the coding sequence ATGTTTCAAATTTTAGTTATACAACAATACACTTTAGGTAGTAAAATTATTCTAGGTGTTTTCTTTGTTGCCATGACAGGTATACTCTTAAATTATGGCATGAGAATGATAGAAATGGGTTATGTACTTAAATACAAAAGACCATTGTATAATCATTTTTATCTTCGTTTAAGACGCTTAAATAAAAATCAAAAATCTATTTTAAGCAATCAATTTTCCTTTTATAAAAAGCTTACGGATAAAGAAAAAAAATATTTTGAACATCGGGTAGCATCTTTTATAATAGATAAAGATTTTATTGGAAGAGATGGTATTATTATTAATGATGAAATGAAAGTTCTTATAGCTTCTACTGCTGTTATGCTAACTTTTGGTTTTCGTGATTTTTATATTGGGATTATTTCAAAAATTGTAATATATCCGAGTAATTATTATTCTAACATAAATAAAGCTTATCATAAAGGAGAATTTAACCCCAGGTTAAAAGCCTTGGTATTATCTTGGGAAGCCTTTGTAAAAGGCTTTGATAATGAAAGTGATAATTTAAATTTAGGGATACATGAACTTACTCATGCCATTCATATTAATAGTATGAAAGAACGAGATGTAAGTTCAATTATTTTTAGCGATTCATTTAAAGAGTTATCTGCTCTATTTACTGAAAATGAATCATTGCGTGATGAATTAAAAGCATCAGATTACTTTAGAAAATATGCTTTCACGAACCAATTTGAATTTTTAGCAGTTACCATTGAGAACTTTATAGAAACGCCACAAGAATTCAAATCCCAGTTCCCCGAAATTTATAATAAAATAAGGCAAATGCTAAACTTTAATGTATTAGGATACTAA
- a CDS encoding pyridoxamine 5'-phosphate oxidase family protein: MKYTSDIAFTPAVKKLQEKFGSRKGYERMEISGGWQQEINANLAQILQNMDSFYFATSNNNNQPYIQHRGGPKGFLKVIDNKCLAFADFSGNKQYISIGNLSENNKAYIFLMDYANQTRIKIWGTAKIVENDTKLINFLSDEHYNAKSERAIIFTVEAWDVNCRQHIQRRFTIDQIEEVTKPLYDKIKALKEDIDKLKNTEL; the protein is encoded by the coding sequence ATGAAGTATACAAGCGACATAGCATTTACACCAGCAGTAAAAAAGCTTCAAGAAAAGTTTGGCTCACGAAAAGGTTATGAACGTATGGAAATATCTGGGGGATGGCAACAGGAAATCAATGCCAATCTAGCACAGATACTACAAAACATGGATTCTTTTTATTTCGCGACCTCTAATAATAACAACCAACCCTATATACAACATAGAGGTGGACCTAAAGGATTTTTAAAAGTAATAGATAACAAATGTTTAGCCTTCGCTGATTTCTCGGGAAACAAACAATACATTTCTATAGGAAACCTCAGCGAAAATAATAAAGCTTATATTTTTCTGATGGATTACGCTAACCAAACCAGAATAAAAATTTGGGGGACAGCAAAAATTGTTGAAAATGATACCAAGTTAATAAACTTTTTATCCGATGAACATTATAATGCTAAATCCGAAAGAGCAATCATTTTTACAGTCGAAGCTTGGGACGTTAATTGCAGACAACACATTCAACGTCGTTTTACAATAGACCAAATTGAAGAAGTAACAAAACCTTTATATGATAAAATTAAAGCATTAAAAGAGGACATAGATAAGTTGAAAAATACTGAACTTTGA
- a CDS encoding BLUF domain-containing protein, with protein MLKTICYISDSCQEESLNTLKTLFSKAKKNNLKFNITGILIYSNANFLQVLEGDEISVNDTFKRISLDTRHRNLFKVIDIHTQQRIFEDYNFGFTIVDSSKELSELNEYLEWLRKADNKLANKVVNMVENFITQKIAKQ; from the coding sequence ATGCTAAAAACAATATGTTATATAAGTGATTCTTGTCAAGAAGAGTCATTAAATACTCTCAAAACTTTATTTTCAAAAGCAAAAAAAAATAATTTAAAGTTTAACATAACGGGTATATTGATATATTCTAATGCTAACTTCTTACAAGTTCTTGAAGGTGATGAAATCAGCGTAAATGATACTTTTAAAAGAATAAGTTTGGATACAAGGCATAGGAATCTTTTTAAAGTTATCGACATTCATACACAACAACGCATTTTCGAAGACTATAATTTTGGATTTACTATAGTTGATAGTAGTAAAGAATTAAGTGAACTTAACGAATATCTCGAATGGCTAAGAAAAGCAGATAATAAGTTAGCCAACAAAGTTGTTAACATGGTTGAAAATTTTATTACGCAAAAAATAGCTAAACAATAA
- a CDS encoding alpha/beta fold hydrolase produces MRTKILKSVLGSALLAIVSFGVLSFNNHKETEISKTTKEITHPTLHKNVTINGLNIFYREAGTVNKPTIILLHGYPTSSHMFRNLITDLSVQYHVLAPDYPGFGRSDQPLIKDFDYTFDNMSKIISAFINELNVEKYSLYLMDYGAPVGFRIATKYPNRIESLIIQNGNAYEEGLLDFWKPIKKYWNDYTIENGKPLENFHSIDGLKWQYTHGVQDISKISPDNWNIDLQHLKRPENNDIQLAMFYDYRTNVPLYPEWQQYFRDYQPPTLIVWGKNDYIFPSEGASPYKRDLKNLETHLLDTGHFALEEKGKEIANYILNFLNKNNIK; encoded by the coding sequence ATGAGAACAAAAATTTTAAAATCAGTATTGGGTTCTGCCCTATTAGCAATAGTATCCTTTGGTGTACTATCCTTTAATAACCATAAGGAAACCGAGATTAGTAAAACAACTAAAGAGATAACACATCCAACATTACACAAAAATGTGACTATTAATGGACTAAACATTTTTTATCGTGAAGCAGGAACTGTCAATAAGCCAACCATTATATTACTACATGGTTATCCAACATCTTCTCATATGTTTCGTAATTTAATAACAGACTTGTCTGTACAGTACCATGTATTAGCACCCGATTATCCAGGATTTGGAAGAAGTGATCAACCCTTAATAAAAGATTTCGATTATACTTTTGATAACATGTCTAAAATTATATCAGCTTTTATTAATGAACTTAATGTAGAGAAATATAGTCTATATTTAATGGATTATGGCGCTCCAGTTGGTTTTAGAATTGCGACAAAATATCCAAACCGTATAGAATCATTAATCATTCAAAATGGAAATGCTTACGAGGAAGGTTTACTAGATTTCTGGAAACCTATTAAAAAATATTGGAATGATTATACTATTGAAAATGGCAAACCTCTAGAAAACTTCCATTCTATTGATGGGTTAAAATGGCAATATACACATGGTGTGCAAGATATATCTAAAATTAGTCCAGACAACTGGAATATAGATCTACAACACCTAAAGAGACCGGAAAATAATGACATTCAATTAGCCATGTTTTATGATTATAGAACCAACGTACCATTATATCCAGAGTGGCAACAATACTTTAGGGACTACCAACCACCAACATTAATTGTTTGGGGAAAAAATGATTATATATTTCCCTCAGAAGGAGCATCCCCATACAAAAGAGATTTGAAAAATTTAGAAACTCACTTATTAGATACCGGTCATTTTGCGCTTGAAGAAAAAGGTAAAGAAATAGCAAATTACATATTGAATTTCCTAAATAAAAATAACATTAAATAA
- a CDS encoding TetR/AcrR family transcriptional regulator codes for MKRLGVKERIIETASDLFYHNGYNQTGINQIIAEAGVAKASMYQHFRSKEDIAVAYLVGRHALWMEKLFHFVSTEHTSKGKIISCFDYLVNWLCEVDFRGCGWQNIITDLPDDHDKIRNQAVNHKNEIRNYIHTLLKSDETVEQADQLGDQILILLEGAIILSQIQKNKWPILAAKEAAISLLK; via the coding sequence ATGAAAAGATTAGGTGTAAAAGAGCGTATTATTGAAACAGCCTCAGATTTATTTTATCATAATGGATATAATCAAACCGGTATCAATCAAATAATTGCTGAAGCTGGTGTTGCTAAAGCGAGCATGTATCAGCATTTTAGGTCTAAAGAAGATATTGCAGTAGCATATTTGGTAGGAAGGCATGCGCTTTGGATGGAAAAACTATTTCATTTTGTTTCTACCGAGCATACTTCAAAAGGGAAAATAATTAGCTGTTTTGACTATTTAGTAAATTGGTTATGCGAAGTAGATTTTAGAGGTTGTGGTTGGCAAAATATTATAACTGATTTACCTGATGACCATGATAAAATTAGAAATCAAGCTGTAAATCATAAAAACGAAATAAGAAACTATATTCATACTTTATTAAAAAGTGATGAAACAGTAGAACAAGCAGATCAATTAGGAGATCAAATATTAATACTCCTTGAAGGTGCCATTATATTATCTCAAATTCAAAAAAACAAATGGCCTATTCTAGCCGCAAAAGAAGCAGCTATAAGTTTATTAAAATAA
- a CDS encoding T9SS type A sorting domain-containing protein, which yields MMKKLLKNIFILVAIFGAYTFSNAQKINVAVTSGPTEIQTDGIMNAPMVITVSNIPMGLDGNGNVAINSRVYIDGNDLLAGNHLAHFAGADFTFFDTTADVDTATLKTETTLNSPNTGFFTRVYTIKQYSAITATVGDILDFSLRVINHDSPTPELAFDPAQETGGQANRAILRISQDVEVVSQITLSTSDVADNISDKIYPNPVSTVMTISKNVKTKTYKVVNIVGSTVKEVEASGSMDVSDLSGGVYFLVTDSGIAKFVKK from the coding sequence ATGATGAAAAAATTACTTAAAAACATTTTTATTCTGGTTGCTATTTTTGGAGCTTACACTTTTTCAAATGCACAAAAAATTAATGTTGCTGTTACAAGTGGGCCTACTGAAATACAAACTGATGGAATTATGAACGCACCAATGGTTATTACTGTAAGTAATATCCCTATGGGACTCGATGGTAATGGTAATGTAGCAATTAACTCAAGAGTATATATAGATGGGAATGATCTTCTTGCAGGAAACCATTTGGCTCATTTTGCTGGAGCTGATTTTACATTCTTTGATACTACAGCCGATGTTGATACAGCAACCCTTAAAACTGAGACAACTTTAAACAGTCCTAATACAGGTTTTTTTACTAGAGTTTATACAATAAAGCAATATTCGGCTATTACAGCCACTGTGGGAGATATACTTGATTTTAGCTTAAGGGTTATTAACCATGACTCTCCGACTCCAGAATTGGCCTTTGACCCCGCTCAAGAAACAGGGGGACAAGCAAATCGTGCTATCCTCAGAATTTCTCAAGATGTTGAGGTTGTTTCTCAAATAACTTTAAGTACTAGCGATGTAGCTGACAATATTTCTGATAAAATATACCCTAACCCAGTTTCTACAGTAATGACAATAAGTAAAAATGTAAAGACTAAAACATACAAGGTGGTTAATATTGTTGGCTCTACAGTAAAAGAAGTAGAAGCAAGTGGAAGTATGGATGTATCAGACTTGTCTGGAGGTGTTTATTTCTTAGTGACCGATTCTGGTATTGCTAAATTTGTAAAGAAATAA
- the ftsZ gene encoding cell division protein FtsZ yields the protein MSSKEEFESIAFDLPKNQSNVIKVIGVGGGGSNAINHMFQQGIKGVDFYICNTDAQALQNSGVPNKIQLGVNLTEGLGAGANPDIGEQSAVESFDDISQMLDSNTKMVFITAGMGGGTGTGAAPIIAKMARELDILTVGIVTMPFQFEGRMRIEQSQKGIEKLRDVVDSLIVINNNKLREVYGNLGFKAGFSKADEVLSTAARGIAEVITHHYTQNIDLRDAKTVLSNSGTAIMGSSLASGQNRAQDAIRKALDSPLLNDNKITGAKNVLLLIVSGSQEITIDEIGEINDHIQNEAGHGANIIMGVGEDESLEESIAVTIIATGFNIEQQDEISNTETKKVVHSLSEDQDLNPKEKEPAIIAPVIELEKKKEPPIVRHTLDLNTEDEEENDSLKKRPIDKQKSVDSTKNIDLIPTSEIIKNIDVVYEEVTANLEDDDEDFIIKPVTRMSDDVEDITDVEIISDYIEEEQQITLTFDLPLSSEDDNQETKEEDIISHQLADDDIKKIPVNDYVEVVPVTETSENGDIRYALDDYVEVESSINKKKTASNEVLEEVDSDVVFEKKVTKDEPALKEETTEEIDPINTPISELLKERAEERRRKMKDFNYKFNNAKIDDIEKEPAYKRQGVDLNEAKHSSETDMSRTSIGLDDNDDIQLRSNNSFLHDNVD from the coding sequence ATGAGCAGCAAAGAAGAATTCGAAAGCATTGCATTTGATTTGCCTAAAAATCAATCAAATGTTATTAAAGTTATTGGTGTTGGAGGAGGAGGCAGTAATGCTATTAATCACATGTTCCAGCAAGGTATTAAGGGTGTTGATTTTTACATATGTAATACCGATGCGCAAGCACTTCAGAATAGCGGTGTTCCTAACAAAATCCAATTAGGTGTAAACCTAACCGAGGGGTTAGGAGCAGGTGCAAATCCAGATATAGGAGAACAATCGGCCGTTGAGAGTTTCGATGATATCTCTCAAATGTTGGATTCTAATACAAAAATGGTATTTATAACCGCTGGAATGGGTGGTGGTACAGGTACAGGAGCTGCTCCTATAATTGCTAAAATGGCTAGAGAATTAGACATTTTAACAGTTGGTATTGTAACCATGCCATTTCAGTTTGAAGGCAGAATGCGTATTGAGCAATCTCAAAAAGGGATTGAAAAGTTAAGAGATGTTGTAGATTCTTTAATAGTAATAAATAATAATAAACTTCGTGAGGTTTATGGTAATCTTGGTTTTAAAGCAGGGTTCTCTAAAGCTGATGAAGTGCTATCTACGGCTGCTCGTGGTATAGCTGAAGTTATTACACATCACTACACACAAAATATTGATTTACGTGATGCCAAAACAGTATTGAGTAATAGTGGAACAGCTATTATGGGGTCTTCTTTGGCTTCAGGCCAAAATCGCGCTCAAGATGCCATTCGCAAAGCATTAGATTCACCATTATTAAACGATAATAAAATTACAGGAGCTAAGAATGTATTGTTGTTAATTGTTTCTGGTTCTCAGGAAATTACTATTGACGAAATAGGAGAGATCAACGATCACATTCAAAATGAAGCAGGACATGGCGCCAATATTATTATGGGTGTTGGTGAAGATGAGTCTCTAGAAGAATCTATTGCTGTAACTATTATTGCAACCGGATTTAATATTGAACAACAAGATGAAATTTCCAATACAGAAACTAAAAAGGTAGTACACTCGCTTAGTGAAGATCAGGATTTGAACCCTAAAGAAAAAGAACCAGCAATTATTGCACCGGTCATTGAGTTGGAAAAGAAGAAGGAACCACCAATAGTTCGTCATACTTTAGATTTAAACACTGAAGATGAAGAAGAGAACGACAGTTTAAAAAAACGTCCAATAGACAAACAAAAATCAGTTGACTCTACTAAAAATATAGACCTCATACCAACATCAGAAATTATTAAAAATATTGATGTAGTCTATGAGGAAGTGACTGCTAATTTGGAAGATGATGATGAAGATTTTATCATTAAACCAGTTACAAGAATGTCTGATGATGTTGAAGATATTACCGATGTTGAAATTATTTCAGATTATATTGAAGAAGAGCAACAAATTACTTTAACTTTTGACTTACCGTTGTCATCAGAAGATGATAATCAAGAGACAAAAGAAGAAGATATTATTTCTCATCAATTAGCCGATGATGATATCAAAAAAATACCAGTGAATGACTACGTAGAGGTTGTTCCTGTTACAGAAACTAGTGAAAATGGAGATATCCGTTATGCGCTGGATGATTATGTTGAGGTAGAATCTTCAATTAACAAAAAGAAAACGGCATCTAATGAAGTTTTGGAAGAAGTAGATAGTGATGTTGTTTTTGAAAAAAAGGTTACGAAAGATGAACCTGCTTTAAAAGAAGAAACAACAGAAGAAATTGATCCAATAAATACACCAATTTCTGAGTTACTTAAAGAGCGGGCTGAAGAACGTAGACGTAAAATGAAGGACTTTAATTATAAATTCAACAACGCAAAGATTGATGATATAGAAAAAGAACCTGCTTATAAACGTCAAGGAGTTGATTTAAATGAAGCTAAACATTCTTCAGAAACAGATATGTCTAGGACGAGTATAGGATTGGACGATAATGATGATATACAATTAAGAAGCAATAATTCGTTTTTACACGATAACGTGGATTAA
- a CDS encoding nuclear transport factor 2 family protein: protein MKKLIPPFNRETAKAKVQAAEDAWNSKDPYRVSLAYSKNSKWRNRNLFFQGRDAIQQFLSRKWEKESHYKLKKHLWCFSENRISVRFEYEWLNEKTHQWYRTHGNEHWEFDDDGLMRIRDMSANDIEIQETERKL from the coding sequence ATGAAAAAACTAATACCACCCTTTAATAGGGAAACAGCAAAAGCAAAAGTACAAGCAGCAGAAGATGCCTGGAATAGCAAAGATCCATACAGAGTATCGTTAGCCTACTCTAAAAATTCTAAATGGCGTAATAGAAACTTATTTTTCCAAGGCAGGGATGCCATTCAACAGTTTTTAAGCAGAAAATGGGAAAAAGAATCTCATTACAAATTGAAAAAACATTTATGGTGTTTTTCTGAAAACAGAATTTCTGTTCGTTTTGAATATGAATGGTTAAACGAAAAAACGCATCAATGGTATAGAACACATGGAAACGAACATTGGGAATTTGATGATGACGGATTAATGCGAATAAGAGATATGAGTGCCAATGATATAGAAATACAGGAAACCGAACGCAAATTATAA
- a CDS encoding prohibitin family protein: MKIKIFLLIGALGLCSSCAVIKPGEAGVKQTLGKFSNEVSTQGTVLYNPLVSKVIKESTQTKNIKLILTLPSKEGLSVNSEISILYRLEQNKIPSVLENLGQGYESIITSVFRSASSDVCAQFYAKDMHSGMRAKIEEEIKNKMEVNLKKQADGIELIAVLMKRIQLPMGLANSIERKLQAEQDAMRMEFVLQQAKLEAERKVINAKGERDAQKILSEGLTQEIIKIRSIEAFNKLSESTNSKIIITDGKTPLLINSDD; the protein is encoded by the coding sequence ATGAAAATAAAAATCTTTCTTTTAATTGGTGCGTTAGGATTATGCTCCAGTTGTGCAGTAATAAAACCAGGTGAAGCTGGGGTTAAGCAAACATTAGGTAAATTTTCAAATGAAGTATCAACTCAAGGGACTGTGCTCTATAATCCCTTAGTAAGCAAAGTGATAAAAGAATCAACGCAAACCAAAAATATAAAGCTTATTCTGACTTTACCTAGTAAAGAAGGGCTTAGCGTAAATTCTGAAATTTCTATTTTATACCGTTTAGAACAAAACAAGATTCCTTCAGTATTAGAGAATTTAGGACAAGGGTATGAGTCTATAATCACTAGTGTATTTAGATCGGCTTCTTCAGATGTATGTGCTCAATTTTATGCTAAAGACATGCATTCCGGAATGCGAGCAAAAATTGAAGAAGAAATCAAAAATAAAATGGAAGTAAATCTTAAAAAACAGGCAGATGGTATTGAACTAATTGCCGTTTTGATGAAACGTATACAATTACCAATGGGGCTTGCCAATTCTATAGAACGAAAATTACAGGCAGAACAAGATGCTATGAGAATGGAGTTTGTGCTACAACAAGCTAAATTAGAAGCAGAAAGAAAAGTAATTAATGCAAAAGGAGAGCGAGATGCTCAAAAAATACTTTCAGAAGGGTTAACACAGGAAATCATTAAAATTAGAAGCATAGAGGCGTTTAATAAACTATCTGAATCTACGAATAGTAAAATTATTATTACGGATGGAAAAACACCTCTGTTAATTAATTCAGATGATTAG